The Ictalurus furcatus strain D&B chromosome 23, Billie_1.0, whole genome shotgun sequence genome includes the window ttcttaatttttgtgctgtttaatgcattttgatgatcatttgaaatgtataaaatatactacaatgtattattattattattagtagtagtagtagtagtagtatatgtGCAGTTCGTACTGTTTTGAGATCTATTAAcaatcaaataattaaaaaaaaaactgtgatcGCAATATTTCCATGGAATGCTACAAACTGCTGCTTTAATGACATTCATACAATCTTAGAAGTTTACTTGTTATCTACGGTGTTGTAAATctggaaaagacagagagagcagacAGCCAGAGAAGACAGCGATGTGACTGACCCCGGTTGATTCGTCCGTCCCGTGACAGGCAGCCATGCGGTTGGACGCTCGTGACGAAGATGGGCAGCTCACCGCTCTTACTGCCACGCCCCCCAGCCACGGTCATTCCCAGTGACTCGTGCGGCTCCTTCTTCACAGTGATGTGTTTTTCCTTGCAGGTGACACACTGAGAGAGGTcctaacacaaaaataaaatgaaattgaaaaaaaaaaccatacatgTAAATTGCAGATCTTTctaagagaggaagagggaatTACTAAAATACTAAACATGGCCTAAGAACATCTCAGCTTTACCCAGTGAAAGTTTATACAATATGTAGAAATGTCCATGGTTATGCTATGCTATTAAATCTGCTGTTCTGCTCTATTACAGAAAACTGGCTTGACCTCTTGTTGTAacaaagcggagttactgttataacagcacatcccgaaacgttttattcctcttaaaccagaAAACACGTTCATGGAGGACAATATCAAATGCCTATTTATCAATTtgagcttgaggtaataaggatATTTTCATCTGTCCGTTATTTTAATGCCGAGATATCAAAAGAGGTTGTCTTCTTTTAAATTCCATGGTTCGCGTCATCTTATACTGTCTTCCTATTGGTGGATTTTGGACGGGTGTCGTAGCAGCACTTAGGCTATGGGATTGTAACATTGTAGTATTCTAAGACCGCCGATTTCAACTCCAAATAATTTCTTCATGACGTACGATTTTGGTCTCCAACAGCAAAATCGTACAGTAAAAATCTTACAGCGTAAAGCCGAATTAAGACGTTACTCCTGCCATCCCTGGAGTCCCATTACTGCTCCTTCTACACCATCAATCACATCACTGATCCATCCAATAGGAGTCAATAATTACTACTGAGGACAAAGAGGAGGCAAATCAAGAGCTGCTGTAAGAGAGAGAGCTATAACTGTCGAAGACTTTCTAACACTGCGATTTGcaatatccacacacacacacacgcacacacacacacacggactcaCCCTGTATGTGGAAGAGCGACTGAGCTGCAGGTTGGGTGTGGGATTTGGCACAGCCGTGTGGTGCACCGGAGGCAGGAAGTGTTCATGGCACCAGCTATCGCGGGCTGAGCTCGAGCCCGTGTGTACAGCCATGGTCTGCTTGCCAGGCCGGCTGATCAGCagattcactctctctccactggCCTGAAGTGTTACAGTAACCACAACGACATCATCAGTGTCTAATGCTATTTAATGCTTTAAACTTTAATGCCAAGCCACTGAGGTGTTGGCTTCTGCCAAGTGTAACTTCACTGATTCCCGCTACTGTTCCCTGCTCGGGAAGGCATTTAATAATGCTTAAGAAAGCCCCAATCAGGACAGAGTTATTCAGAGATCTGTTTTGAAATCCCATCTCCTGCCCCTATCACATGACCGCTATCAACCGAGGACATGCTAACACGTGCTTTCTCCAAGACACTTTTTCCACCAATAAAAATGCCAGATGACCCAATTAACATATGAAcgtggaatgattgacagtcgCGTAGGTGTTTTGATCTCTCCGATATTAACTGACACGctctggaagccccgcccccttccctcATTATGCATTAGTATTGTACTGTTTGGGATGTGGAGAatattttgagttcattaatgtgaaataaaaaaatctcttaGTGCATAACGATTcacaaatcattttattatgtttatctCAGTGGGATTTATTTCTGGACAGCGCTTATATATGcagtcccttctgaaactattggaacggcaaggccaattaattttgTTTGTACTGTATACCAAAGATgtttgggtttaagatcaaaagatggatatgtgacgagagtttagaatttcagctttttttttcctgatacttacatctagacgtgttaaacaacataaaacatagaaccttttgtatcagaccacccaatttttaggtgagcaaaagtataggaacagataagccTTGAAGAAAATTCAagcaaataacacttaatatttggtttctATCCCTTGCtttcaataactgcatcaagcctgtgactcattgGTATCACTatattgttggtttcttctttggCAAATCTTTTCCAGGATTTTACCACATCCTATTtcagttgctgtttgttttgtgggGTTTCTCCCAGTCTcatcttcaggaggtgaaatgctgctcatttggtgattgacttggccagtcacttccactttttccccctgatgaagtcctttatTGAGTTggcagtatgttttggatcattgtcttgctacatgatGAATTTCCTACCGATTCATTTGGAtggatttctctgtaaattggcagacaaaatgttcctgtaaacttctgaattcattctgttgctaccatcatgagttccatcatcagtaaagattagtgagcctgttccagaagcagccatgtaagcccaagccatgacactacctccaccatgtttcacagatgagcttgtatgttttggatcatgagcagatcctttctttctcctcacTTTGGCCTTTTCATCACTTTGTTAGAGATTAATCTTGGtaccagaacttttgtggctcatctctgtatttctttgtgaattccaatctggctttctgctGATGAgtgtttgcatcttgtggtatggcctctatatttctgcccTCAAAGTCTTTTCGAAAGGTGgaattgtgataccttcacccctccctgtgaaggttgttggtgatgtggtctttgggtttttcttcacagctctcacaatgtttctgtcattaaCTACTGTTGTGTTCCATGGCTGACGTGTTCCACGTCTGGTTTCTGGTACGcctgtggtttctttctttttaggacattccaaattgttgtataggctatgcttgtgcaatgcctctgatagattttccttcttttctccgctttaaaatggcttacttttctctctggtctttatgttggtttatcctttttaacaacaaatgcagtctttacaggAGAAatctagggctcaaaccaagagtagatactcagagctattaattctttaaacaaacaatttaacagggcacaacTGGGCAGCAAGCAACACCTATCAttcatgtgttccaatatttttgatcacttggagagaaaaaaagtgggtgggttcaaacaaaaaggtgccatGCTCTGTGttctttaacacatctagatataaataatcgtatcatctcatattcatctttgaatctcaaacccaaatgtctttaatgtatagcgaaaacaaatggaattggcctcgctgttccaatacttttggacaGGGTGGTATATATGACTTGAAATCTTTCCTGAAAGGGAAGCCTTCTATTGTAAAAGCCTCATAAATGCTCTTCCAGAGATTGCTCTAGAACTTTCTTTtctaaaaaatgtacattttcaccAGCCTATTCACATTTATCTCCCCCTACCTGTATAATCTGAGCGGCCTGCTCAGGTGTGCCGTGCCTCAGGTCGTGCTCGTTCACCGCCAGCACTCTGTCGTTGCTGTGCAGGCGTCCGTCCTTGGCAGCCAACCCCCCCTCCAGCAGTTCCAGCACGAACACGCCGGACTCGTCTGTGCGCCGCACCAGCTTGATGCCCAGCTGTTCGGTAGAGTCCCGCTTGTGCAGGGTAATGCGCAGACTGCCTGGGCTGCCCTCAGGCACTGCAGGGGCAGGAACAGCAGGCACGGGCGGAGGCCGGGCACTGCAGCGGCGCTCTCTGAGCACAGTCAGCTGTAGGGTAGCACACGGACGAGCTAGTGTGGAACGGGCGAGGTTATGCGGTGTGTTACTGATGTCTACATTGTTCACCTGGAGGAAGAGGGGTGAAGGACAGAGGGAGAGTTGTAATGCCTGAAAAGCAGCTGAATATTAATTGACTATCAAAATGCAAAAGGATTATTGatgaaatttacatttatgcgAATGCATGAACACACGTCGCAATTAGAACATGCAGATTCACAGACCGAGTGCTCGAAGAACTGAGAGGGTTCTGTCAAATACACTAGTACACTAGTAGTGAGTCACTAATTAAGACATTTTGAGGACAAAGTTCTATTCCTAAAGGAATTAAAGGAGCAAGTTGTAATATTTAGAGCTCTCTGCTGCCTGTTAGGAGACTTGCAATTACAATGAAAACACTGACGAcacttcttttttcccttttcctaTGTTGAAACTACTGTAGGTATACCTCATGAGTTGCTCTTTAAGGAAAATAGGATGAGCTTAGCCGGACTGGCTGGGCGCAAAGCTCATTTCTGGGCCGGAAAAATGTCAACAGGAGCTTTAAAGAAAGAAACTCGCCAGATCTTTTAAACTGTAATGTTGCGAATtgcggtttttaaaaaaattatgtgaTTATACAGGTCTAGAAACATTTGAAACATTACTAACGGCACCTTTAAGCCTATTTGAGATGGTAGACTAGCTTTCCTTACCTGTAgtatttggtcacctgccagcAGCCTCCCGTCTCGAGCAATGACACCGTCACGGTACACCTCCTGGATTACAATGTTTATAAGAGGCGTCTCGTTGCCCCCAACTATGCTTATACCCAACTCCACGTAGGGGTTTGAGCGATGAATCTCAATGGTGGTGATCTCGCCTTCAGGCAAAGACGGCAGCTTTACACAACCTGGCAGGCGGAAACAGTACATCCATCATTGACTCTGGTGTATAGATAagtgcattcattcatcttcattaaccgctttatcctggtcagggttgtggtggatccggatcctatcccaggaaccCTGGGACTGAGGTGAGAAATGAGATGCCAGTTGATCGCATAGCACcatgaacatacacacacctaggGGTATTTTAGCGTCACCAATCCAGAGGTATGTTTCCATAGAGATGcagcatggaaataaaaaagcagTGAATATAGTCATACCCTCTTCTGCTGATAAGGGCAGAGACTCAACAAAGTCCCACCCTGATGACGCGGAGCTGCCGGTACGGAGAAGGTGGATGCAGGGATTACTGAGGGGACGCTTTACACGTGGAGGGATGCGCTCCAAACCTTGGACACCTAAAGAAACAAGTCTCAGGTCAAGCAATTCCACGCAGTGTTCAGACCGTCGCCCTTTGCGTTTTAATGTCTCTGGACTGAATCACTGTATTCGTCTAAATTTCCCATGAGGACAATGAGGAACTGAATGAAACTTAATTAC containing:
- the lnx2a gene encoding ligand of Numb protein X 2a isoform X2; translation: MLGNFNSRELFNYFFCKTAKGNPGLWCAGTQGQRAVLEGTQVKGCEDKTVVTDASKSPQTELRECTSPPPAGSNACSNGSNVPVWTEERGVDNPAFEESTEEDSVQGLERIPPRVKRPLSNPCIHLLRTGSSASSGWDFVESLPLSAEEGCVKLPSLPEGEITTIEIHRSNPYVELGISIVGGNETPLINIVIQEVYRDGVIARDGRLLAGDQILQVNNVDISNTPHNLARSTLARPCATLQLTVLRERRCSARPPPVPAVPAPAVPEGSPGSLRITLHKRDSTEQLGIKLVRRTDESGVFVLELLEGGLAAKDGRLHSNDRVLAVNEHDLRHGTPEQAAQIIQASGERVNLLISRPGKQTMAVHTGSSSARDSWCHEHFLPPVHHTAVPNPTPNLQLSRSSTYRDLSQCVTCKEKHITVKKEPHESLGMTVAGGRGSKSGELPIFVTSVQPHGCLSRDGRINRGDVLLSINGQDLTSLSHSDAVGTLKSSAASCSVQLRALEVSTVDEPGQDEGLLPHHESDYDASWSPSWVMWLGLPSYLNSSHEIVLRRSHPGSWGFSIVGGYEDNHTNQAFFIKTIVLGTPAYYDGRLKCGDMIVAVNGLPTAGMSHSALVPMLKEQRSRVALTVVSWPGSLA